From a region of the uncultured Draconibacterium sp. genome:
- a CDS encoding family 43 glycosylhydrolase — protein MKKIKIMGATALLSLFLSLTIKAQIGKPFIHDPSTIMECDGKYYTFGTGGGGLISEDGWTWKGGGVRPGGGAAPDAIKIGDRYLIIYGATGGGARSGHRGTILTMWNKTLDPNSPDFKYTEPIVVAATDGYEECDAIDPGVLLDPTTGRLWCSFGTYYGTIRIIELDPKTGKRMEGNEAVDVAVACEATTLMYHNGWYYLLATHGTCCDGSNSTYNIVVGRSRSITGPYLDNVGRTMLEGGGKMVAASGGRVVGPGHFGLIDLGEGVQKMSCHFEADLEQSGRSVLGIRPLLWKNDWPVAGDPFKEGTYEIESERRGYALELVVDFVRMPRGTRGFWQDADEPVEPIPSQTLEDVIDTWPTGDIGVRIGDYMFRPHQRWTITAVPEAGGYLGGPYYKIVIEGTERALAATAEAEVIAVPEFTGADEQLWRIEQLIDGTFRIMPKVVPNSNKKLALVSSGDSTPTLAEFDFNSDNSKWNFRDH, from the coding sequence ATTTGGTACCGGAGGTGGTGGATTAATATCGGAAGACGGTTGGACCTGGAAGGGCGGGGGAGTAAGACCCGGTGGTGGAGCGGCACCCGATGCCATTAAGATTGGCGACCGCTACCTTATTATCTATGGTGCCACCGGTGGTGGTGCGAGAAGCGGACACAGGGGTACGATTCTTACCATGTGGAACAAAACACTTGATCCTAATTCTCCCGATTTTAAATACACAGAACCCATTGTTGTTGCTGCAACAGACGGTTATGAAGAGTGTGATGCCATTGATCCCGGTGTTTTGTTGGATCCAACCACAGGACGATTATGGTGTTCATTCGGAACCTATTATGGTACTATACGCATTATTGAACTTGACCCGAAAACCGGCAAACGTATGGAAGGAAATGAAGCCGTAGATGTGGCTGTTGCCTGCGAAGCAACAACCCTGATGTACCACAACGGTTGGTACTACCTGCTTGCTACACACGGCACTTGCTGCGATGGTTCCAATTCAACCTACAACATCGTTGTTGGTCGTTCCAGGAGTATAACAGGTCCTTACCTGGATAATGTGGGACGAACCATGTTAGAAGGTGGCGGGAAAATGGTTGCAGCATCGGGTGGAAGAGTTGTCGGTCCCGGACACTTTGGACTTATAGACCTTGGTGAAGGCGTTCAAAAAATGTCATGTCATTTTGAAGCTGATTTAGAACAAAGTGGCCGGAGTGTACTGGGTATTCGTCCGTTGCTTTGGAAAAATGACTGGCCTGTTGCCGGTGATCCTTTTAAAGAAGGAACATACGAAATTGAATCGGAAAGAAGAGGTTATGCTTTGGAATTGGTGGTTGATTTTGTGCGTATGCCACGTGGAACACGCGGATTTTGGCAAGATGCAGATGAACCGGTTGAACCAATTCCATCACAAACTTTAGAAGATGTAATTGACACCTGGCCAACGGGAGATATTGGCGTAAGAATTGGTGATTACATGTTCCGTCCGCACCAACGATGGACCATTACTGCAGTACCTGAAGCCGGTGGATATTTAGGCGGGCCTTACTATAAAATAGTTATTGAAGGTACAGAACGTGCATTGGCAGCAACAGCAGAAGCTGAAGTAATTGCAGTTCCGGAATTTACAGGTGCCGACGAGCAATTGTGGAGAATAGAGCAATTGATTGACGGAACGTTCAGAATAATGCCTAAGGTCGTTCCCAATTCAAATAAGAAGCTGGCGTTGGTATCTTCGGGTGATAGTACACCTACGCTTGCTGAATTTGATTTTAACAGCGACAATTCGAAATGGAATTTTAGGGATCATTAA